The Agromyces hippuratus genome has a window encoding:
- a CDS encoding T6SS immunity protein Tdi1 domain-containing protein — MTTFNTFTQVAPIGEETIARFAGQVPAEVVDLWRRQGAGFVGADGFFRVVDPDRAAQMLGSVFAMPDGSTVLFTTALGDVVFHAGGAYFVVKFRFGAIDVAQGLSFDGLVALIEDERHRDVVWQWQPYPAARDRDGVPAFEQCFGFVPLLALGGPNDAANLQLGGLYEHLALITQLAGQPRVRGGLPIPTQGEPGAGADAATDRDRLVEVARGLFAKLTDAPNLNIIDLPDGLGICAVHAVRGGGKIYVAPDESVLFVASAMDFDAGLAAFRSGERTPHVMFERRDGGATS, encoded by the coding sequence ATGACCACGTTCAACACGTTCACCCAGGTGGCGCCGATCGGCGAGGAGACCATTGCCCGGTTCGCCGGACAGGTCCCCGCCGAAGTCGTCGACCTGTGGCGTCGTCAGGGTGCCGGATTCGTCGGCGCCGACGGGTTCTTCCGCGTCGTCGATCCAGACCGCGCTGCGCAGATGCTCGGGAGCGTCTTCGCCATGCCCGACGGTTCGACCGTGTTGTTCACGACGGCCCTCGGCGACGTCGTCTTCCACGCCGGCGGCGCCTACTTCGTCGTGAAGTTCCGGTTCGGCGCGATCGACGTGGCGCAGGGCCTCTCCTTCGACGGGCTCGTCGCACTCATCGAAGACGAGCGTCACCGCGACGTCGTCTGGCAGTGGCAGCCGTATCCGGCCGCGCGCGACCGTGACGGTGTTCCCGCGTTCGAGCAGTGCTTCGGGTTCGTACCGCTGCTCGCTCTGGGCGGCCCGAACGACGCGGCCAATCTGCAGCTCGGCGGCCTCTACGAGCACCTCGCCCTCATCACGCAGCTCGCCGGCCAGCCGCGGGTGCGCGGCGGTCTCCCGATTCCGACGCAGGGCGAGCCGGGTGCGGGCGCGGATGCCGCGACCGACCGGGATCGCCTCGTCGAGGTCGCCCGCGGTCTGTTCGCCAAGCTCACCGATGCACCGAACCTGAACATCATCGACCTGCCCGACGGGCTCGGCATCTGCGCCGTGCACGCCGTACGCGGTGGCGGCAAGATCTACGTCGCGCCTGATGAGTCGGTGCTGTTCGTCGCGTCGGCGATGGACTTCGACGCCGGGCTCGCCGCATTCCGGTCGGGTGAGCGCACGCCGCACGTCATGTTCGAGCGGCGCGACGGCGGGGCGACCTCGTGA
- a CDS encoding polymorphic toxin type 15 domain-containing protein translates to MSDNVKLDPARLVQDGQELYGIAQSLDTAISVLSHSLGGSAGMAGDDNAAEEFCQGSEGYDALAGPTIDGVRSFSNSLRLVDAALNNTARAYDAAQKPGAGLDPKSASPQPETAHFDEAKANPPSALGAGWPGALGEFQELIEWGLQQVGVVIPTGDEDKLQSASEAWGDFAQSIRTARSQVSSSLTSVGAMTFPQSAKVLSCRNSISSGLQSMETNANGMRDWISDFRTQLRNMREELGWFLKQMAIEIAAELAIGGLLTVVTAGIGAIATAAKVGTTVVRWCIKIAKLIDRLKDFLRGIRGVKGALVRGGLRAAKEGLQAGLASAIATTSVNAARADEKDYQAQDVGTAFISAFAGGAVASPASRLLGGSGGPGIKAGTRQIAGETGAGAIDGLASAAVESGMTGGEFNPISAMVLGSLMGGGFTAVGRGISAVRGGDSGSPAGPGAGTPGANTSADGTPTPGSGTPSSNSNGTGGTSVDTDSSGIPTPGSGDGGSNGAGDGSPIDLGDGGPTPGGSADGGSPDAGTPSTPDAPSTPDAGTPDAPSTPDAPSAPDAGTPDAPSTPDAPSAPDAGTPDAPSTPDAPSAPDAGTPDAPSTPDAPSAPDAGTPDAPSTPDAGTSTSDAPSTPDAPSTPDAGTPDAPSAPDAGTPDAPSAPDAGTPDVATTDAGSADGATPEAHSDGAPQAASTPAATTSNADADAPDAPESAASDADGTDVDGINPDPAGDAAAESSSDGVDLGDLSPEAATAMAGTGAAAAAAVLMRPTLPGSQAAGSSTSSGSTTQSTASDGSAPNGSTPDGANHDGSSTGDGSTPDGTTPDGGAGSGADGGTPDADATPQQSSRTEAEIRQALAEINPNFDPHNPANGYATNCGNTSAILNDFLNGDSTSEAPTGTLDVPEMEARTGLPQTPMTPQQIADSLTAMGAGSHCVVGIDRSSGDGHWFNAYYDGTQVWSLDAQTGDMSPWPPHEPNATNWDASITPENVASPDGATPDGATPDGATPDATTPDGATPSTGVDAGTPEGTTDDGTSADADGDGRGRRWPKWTSQATVAPDHASDGSQGAGTTYNGYHIPELTPEIRQELDALAAQPDSPIVRNDDGSFSLKEPIEVDPFNRTKDNHDWAEFQRQVGLQQQGLNDLTVAEWRHNIAFYDTYNRVALTQQSNATKALSAAGVPFAKPAVLHGPDQSAGGRADRFDGAGDSHVNSSLGPAWSGRRIDDLRADVAGATLSIDPKLLPHIKLQVELGAKNVETGAVASQATLTAATPVTSGPGATSAASTGTGTGASTATPAAPTRSGAAVSPETSTHAVDESSTDAHDGSTPNDAAPHADPTVTDSVSDGVDDAAVPEQTATDPNANPESADATPESADANPESADATPETTDTDPTNVEPDEADAADVAESDPSSTEPEAADAEPADADSADAEPADADSADADSADAEPADAEPADAEPEDQAVVPERMHDPILDAHFPHLDAPEALNVSIRMVNEVGLWADGGRFGNNCHFVINALELRARGYDVMASPTVMGSVSDPDAGTHADSFEGRYPFAIAADWVQADGSARDFENLSDFEGDTALQALNDMASSWPVGARGFITGHWRDGGAHIFSFVREADGVRLVDAQVNDTDASASLDGMFFNERDSEPWKDIVAMRVDDLVPTAEVIKTSTPRTDAELTMLLEWGDNPDMADRPQAMIDRERAANVRWQERNIELIEERRKIYEDPEASDADRERALGEWQGLYDQNVRLVEGLKRFELEVDPPKDAVSDADASADAAADTDADGAAANDADADSDAAAETDDVADADDAADAGDAADGDSGADASDAGDAADADAPANPVVAPQVK, encoded by the coding sequence ATGTCGGACAACGTGAAACTCGATCCTGCACGTCTGGTGCAAGACGGCCAAGAGCTCTACGGCATCGCCCAGTCGCTCGACACTGCGATCAGTGTGCTGTCGCACAGCCTCGGCGGCAGCGCCGGCATGGCCGGCGATGACAACGCAGCCGAAGAGTTCTGCCAGGGCAGCGAGGGCTACGACGCGCTCGCCGGTCCGACGATCGATGGCGTCCGTTCGTTCTCGAACTCGCTGCGGCTCGTCGACGCCGCCCTCAACAACACCGCCCGCGCCTACGACGCCGCGCAGAAGCCGGGCGCCGGCCTCGACCCCAAGAGTGCCTCACCGCAGCCGGAGACCGCTCACTTCGACGAGGCCAAGGCGAACCCGCCCAGCGCACTCGGCGCCGGATGGCCCGGTGCCCTCGGCGAGTTCCAGGAGCTCATCGAGTGGGGGCTGCAGCAGGTCGGCGTCGTGATCCCGACCGGCGACGAAGACAAGCTGCAGAGCGCGTCAGAGGCGTGGGGCGATTTCGCCCAGAGCATCCGAACCGCGCGCAGCCAGGTCTCGTCGAGCCTGACGAGCGTCGGCGCGATGACTTTCCCGCAGTCGGCGAAGGTGCTGAGTTGCCGCAACAGCATCAGCTCCGGACTGCAGAGCATGGAGACGAACGCGAACGGGATGCGCGACTGGATCTCCGACTTCCGCACGCAGCTGCGGAACATGCGCGAAGAGCTCGGATGGTTCCTGAAGCAGATGGCGATCGAGATCGCCGCCGAACTCGCCATCGGTGGCCTGCTCACCGTCGTCACCGCAGGCATCGGCGCCATCGCCACCGCGGCGAAGGTCGGCACCACGGTCGTGCGCTGGTGCATCAAGATCGCGAAGCTCATCGACCGACTGAAGGACTTCCTCCGCGGTATCCGCGGTGTCAAGGGCGCGCTCGTTCGCGGCGGACTGCGCGCAGCCAAGGAGGGCCTGCAGGCGGGCCTCGCGAGCGCGATCGCGACGACGAGCGTCAACGCCGCCCGCGCCGACGAGAAGGACTACCAGGCGCAGGACGTCGGCACGGCGTTCATCTCCGCGTTCGCCGGTGGCGCGGTGGCGTCGCCCGCCTCGAGGCTCCTGGGCGGCAGCGGCGGTCCGGGAATCAAGGCGGGCACTCGCCAGATCGCCGGCGAGACCGGAGCTGGTGCGATCGACGGCCTCGCGAGTGCCGCGGTCGAGTCGGGCATGACGGGCGGCGAGTTCAACCCGATCTCCGCGATGGTGCTGGGCTCGCTCATGGGCGGTGGCTTCACGGCCGTCGGCCGAGGCATCAGCGCGGTTCGCGGCGGGGACTCCGGTTCACCGGCGGGCCCCGGAGCCGGGACCCCCGGCGCGAACACCTCCGCCGACGGAACGCCGACACCGGGCTCGGGCACTCCGTCGTCGAACTCGAACGGCACCGGCGGCACGTCGGTCGACACCGATTCCTCGGGTATTCCGACGCCGGGTTCCGGTGACGGAGGCTCGAACGGTGCCGGCGACGGCTCGCCGATCGACCTCGGCGACGGCGGGCCCACTCCTGGCGGTTCGGCCGACGGCGGGTCGCCTGACGCTGGTACGCCGAGCACGCCTGATGCGCCCAGTACTCCGGATGCCGGGACGCCGGATGCGCCGAGCACCCCGGATGCGCCGAGCGCGCCGGATGCCGGGACGCCTGATGCGCCGAGCACCCCGGATGCGCCGAGCGCGCCGGATGCCGGGACGCCTGATGCGCCGAGCACCCCGGATGCGCCGAGCGCGCCGGATGCCGGGACGCCTGATGCGCCGAGCACCCCGGATGCGCCGAGCGCGCCGGATGCCGGGACGCCTGATGCGCCGAGCACCCCGGATGCCGGAACGAGCACCTCCGATGCGCCGAGCACCCCGGATGCGCCGAGCACCCCGGATGCCGGAACGCCGGATGCGCCGAGTGCTCCTGATGCGGGGACGCCGGATGCGCCGAGCGCTCCCGATGCCGGGACACCAGACGTTGCGACGACCGATGCCGGTTCCGCCGACGGGGCGACTCCCGAGGCGCACTCCGACGGTGCGCCCCAGGCCGCCAGCACGCCGGCCGCCACCACGTCGAACGCAGACGCTGATGCTCCCGATGCGCCTGAGTCTGCGGCATCCGATGCCGATGGCACCGACGTCGACGGCATCAACCCCGACCCGGCCGGCGACGCGGCCGCCGAATCCTCGTCAGACGGCGTCGACCTCGGCGACCTCTCACCCGAGGCCGCGACCGCGATGGCGGGCACCGGTGCCGCCGCTGCGGCGGCAGTGCTGATGCGCCCGACCCTTCCCGGATCGCAGGCGGCCGGCTCATCGACCTCCTCCGGCAGCACGACGCAGTCCACTGCCTCCGATGGTTCGGCGCCGAACGGCTCGACGCCCGATGGCGCCAACCATGACGGATCGTCGACCGGTGACGGCTCGACCCCCGATGGCACGACGCCTGACGGTGGGGCCGGCTCGGGTGCCGACGGCGGAACGCCTGATGCCGACGCGACCCCGCAGCAGAGCAGCCGGACCGAAGCGGAGATCCGTCAGGCGCTGGCGGAGATCAACCCGAACTTCGACCCGCACAACCCCGCGAACGGGTATGCGACGAACTGCGGCAACACCTCGGCGATCCTGAACGACTTCCTCAACGGCGACTCGACGTCGGAGGCGCCCACCGGCACCCTCGACGTGCCCGAGATGGAAGCGCGGACAGGTCTGCCGCAGACGCCGATGACCCCGCAGCAGATCGCCGACTCGCTCACCGCGATGGGCGCCGGCTCGCACTGCGTGGTCGGCATCGACCGGTCCAGCGGCGACGGCCACTGGTTCAATGCCTACTACGACGGCACGCAGGTGTGGTCGCTCGACGCGCAGACGGGTGACATGTCGCCGTGGCCGCCGCACGAGCCGAACGCCACGAACTGGGATGCCTCGATCACTCCGGAGAACGTCGCCAGCCCCGATGGCGCGACGCCCGATGGTGCGACGCCCGATGGCGCGACGCCTGACGCGACGACACCCGACGGCGCGACGCCGTCGACCGGCGTCGACGCAGGAACGCCTGAGGGGACGACCGATGACGGAACCAGCGCGGACGCCGACGGCGACGGCCGCGGCCGTCGCTGGCCGAAGTGGACGAGCCAGGCGACGGTTGCCCCCGATCATGCGTCAGACGGATCCCAGGGTGCCGGTACCACGTACAACGGCTATCACATCCCCGAACTGACGCCCGAGATCCGTCAGGAGCTCGATGCGCTCGCGGCGCAGCCTGATTCTCCGATCGTGCGCAACGATGACGGCTCGTTCTCGCTCAAGGAACCGATCGAGGTCGACCCCTTCAACCGCACGAAGGACAACCACGATTGGGCCGAGTTCCAGCGGCAGGTCGGTCTGCAGCAGCAAGGGCTCAACGACCTGACCGTGGCCGAGTGGCGGCACAACATCGCCTTCTACGACACGTATAACAGGGTTGCACTCACCCAGCAGAGCAATGCGACCAAGGCGCTGTCGGCCGCGGGCGTACCCTTCGCGAAGCCCGCGGTGCTGCACGGCCCCGACCAGAGCGCGGGAGGCCGGGCGGACCGCTTCGACGGCGCGGGCGACTCCCATGTCAACAGTTCGCTCGGTCCTGCGTGGAGCGGCCGCCGTATCGACGATCTGAGGGCCGACGTCGCGGGCGCCACGCTCTCCATCGACCCGAAGCTGCTGCCGCACATCAAGCTGCAGGTCGAACTCGGCGCGAAGAACGTCGAGACGGGCGCCGTGGCGTCGCAGGCCACGCTGACCGCGGCCACTCCGGTGACTTCGGGACCGGGCGCGACCTCGGCCGCGAGCACGGGTACAGGCACCGGTGCGAGCACGGCAACGCCGGCTGCTCCGACGAGGTCGGGTGCCGCGGTGTCGCCGGAGACGTCGACGCATGCTGTTGACGAGTCGTCCACCGATGCGCACGACGGCTCTACACCGAACGACGCGGCGCCGCATGCCGACCCGACAGTCACCGACTCGGTATCGGACGGTGTCGATGATGCAGCTGTGCCTGAACAGACGGCGACCGACCCGAATGCGAACCCGGAGTCTGCGGATGCGACTCCCGAGTCTGCGGATGCGAACCCGGAGTCTGCGGATGCGACTCCCGAGACTACGGACACGGACCCCACGAACGTGGAGCCCGACGAGGCGGACGCTGCCGATGTCGCCGAGTCCGATCCGTCATCCACGGAACCGGAGGCGGCGGACGCGGAGCCTGCGGACGCGGACTCTGCGGACGCGGAGCCTGCGGACGCGGACTCTGCAGACGCGGACTCTGCAGACGCGGAGCCTGCGGACGCGGAGCCTGCGGATGCGGAACCCGAAGACCAGGCGGTGGTGCCGGAGAGGATGCACGACCCGATCCTCGACGCGCACTTCCCTCACCTGGATGCCCCTGAAGCCCTCAACGTTTCGATCCGGATGGTCAACGAGGTCGGACTCTGGGCCGACGGCGGCCGCTTCGGCAACAACTGCCACTTCGTCATCAACGCACTCGAGCTGCGTGCCCGTGGATACGACGTGATGGCCAGTCCAACCGTCATGGGCTCGGTCTCCGACCCGGATGCCGGCACGCATGCCGACTCGTTCGAAGGGCGATACCCGTTTGCGATCGCCGCGGACTGGGTGCAGGCGGACGGCAGTGCCCGGGACTTCGAGAATCTCAGCGACTTCGAGGGTGACACGGCGCTGCAGGCGTTGAACGACATGGCCAGTTCCTGGCCTGTCGGTGCCCGCGGATTCATCACCGGCCACTGGCGCGATGGTGGTGCGCACATCTTCTCCTTCGTGAGGGAGGCCGACGGAGTCAGGCTGGTCGACGCGCAGGTGAACGACACCGACGCATCCGCCTCGCTCGACGGCATGTTCTTCAACGAGCGCGATTCGGAGCCGTGGAAGGACATCGTCGCGATGCGGGTCGACGACCTGGTGCCGACAGCCGAGGTGATCAAGACGTCGACGCCTCGCACCGACGCCGAGTTGACGATGCTGTTGGAGTGGGGCGACAACCCCGATATGGCAGATCGCCCACAGGCGATGATCGACCGGGAACGAGCGGCGAATGTGCGCTGGCAGGAGCGCAACATCGAGCTGATCGAGGAGCGCCGGAAGATCTACGAGGATCCGGAAGCGAGCGACGCCGACCGCGAGCGGGCCCTCGGCGAGTGGCAGGGTCTGTACGACCAGAACGTCCGCTTGGTTGAGGGGCTGAAGAGGTTCGAGCTCGAGGTCGATCCGCCGAAGGATGCGGTCTCGGACGCAGATGCGAGTGCGGATGCGGCGGCCGATACGGATGCGGATGGCGCCGCTGCGAACGATGCGGACGCGGACTCGGACGCGGCTGCTGAGACGGACGACGTTGCGGATGCGGACGACGCTGCTGATGCGGGCGACGCTGCGGATGGAGACTCGGGCGCTGATGCGAGCGATGCTGGTGACGCCGCGGATGCTGATGCTCCTGCCAATCCGGTCGTCGCCCCTCAAGTGAAGTGA
- a CDS encoding WXG100 family type VII secretion target — protein sequence MAEQQADVSELQALVQTMGELVAYCSALKQGASGFAYMLPNEWQGPAMQAFLGSFEAWAVGATSLEGVAESLRQQVETSHNSYSTTIEKLTTDWSSIEANLG from the coding sequence GTGGCTGAACAGCAGGCAGACGTCTCGGAGCTTCAGGCTCTCGTGCAGACGATGGGCGAACTCGTGGCGTACTGCTCAGCGCTCAAGCAGGGCGCGAGCGGGTTCGCATACATGCTGCCCAACGAATGGCAGGGCCCCGCGATGCAGGCGTTCCTCGGCTCGTTCGAGGCATGGGCGGTAGGGGCGACCTCGCTCGAGGGCGTCGCCGAGTCCCTGCGCCAGCAGGTGGAGACCTCGCACAACTCGTACTCGACCACGATCGAGAAGCTGACGACCGACTGGTCCAGCATCGAAGCAAACCTCGGATAG
- a CDS encoding WXG100 family type VII secretion target: MVYFKVRADSLSEVAALIGNVIVAFDANLAAVDGTVTRTVDATWVGEDADKFGENWATFVALSGQVRLALTGLQQGLISADGSYTRTESGVGGSFKGGRQGLVAVKNASGGLGKRVASGEEKAEDMAEFFGRDYAGDDEVEQFGGGMLGPRKSGGQATGGGSGDTDGDGDDDSIGTGVFRLGADGEPAVAPEQVLGVSDSGDAAAETPDAATTDGEDRG; encoded by the coding sequence ATGGTCTATTTCAAGGTACGCGCCGACTCGCTCAGCGAGGTGGCCGCGCTCATCGGAAACGTCATCGTCGCATTCGATGCGAACCTGGCGGCCGTCGACGGCACGGTCACGCGAACGGTCGATGCCACCTGGGTCGGTGAAGACGCCGACAAGTTCGGCGAGAACTGGGCGACGTTCGTCGCCCTCTCCGGTCAGGTGCGTCTCGCACTGACCGGCCTGCAGCAGGGACTCATCTCGGCAGACGGCTCCTACACCCGAACCGAGTCCGGCGTCGGCGGCAGCTTCAAGGGCGGTCGGCAGGGTCTGGTCGCGGTGAAGAACGCCTCGGGCGGACTGGGCAAGCGTGTCGCCTCCGGTGAGGAGAAGGCCGAAGACATGGCCGAGTTCTTCGGTCGCGACTACGCCGGCGACGACGAGGTCGAGCAGTTCGGCGGCGGCATGCTCGGCCCTCGCAAGTCCGGCGGCCAGGCCACCGGCGGCGGATCCGGCGACACCGACGGCGATGGCGACGACGACTCGATCGGCACGGGCGTGTTCCGCCTCGGCGCCGATGGGGAGCCCGCGGTGGCTCCCGAACAGGTGCTCGGCGTATCGGATTCCGGCGATGCGGCGGCCGAAACGCCCGATGCGGCAACGACCGATGGAGAAGACCGTGGCTGA
- a CDS encoding WXG100 family type VII secretion target — protein MAEIRVTSDSLAGVAGQLSSGSQSIESQLSNLKSLVEGLISGDWSGTASQSFNELYSQWDQAGLQLKESLQGISDLLNQAALSYEDSENAIAGTFNG, from the coding sequence ATGGCGGAAATCCGCGTCACTTCTGACTCGCTGGCCGGTGTCGCCGGGCAGCTCTCGAGCGGCTCGCAGTCGATCGAGTCGCAGCTGTCGAACCTGAAGTCCCTCGTCGAGGGCCTGATCTCGGGCGACTGGTCGGGCACGGCGTCGCAGAGCTTCAACGAGCTCTACTCGCAGTGGGACCAGGCCGGTCTGCAGCTGAAGGAGTCCCTCCAGGGCATCAGCGACCTGCTCAACCAGGCTGCGCTCTCGTACGAAGACAGCGAGAACGCGATCGCCGGCACCTTCAACGGCTGA
- a CDS encoding FHA domain-containing protein, which yields MPAQFSPGAASAPAVQHQAAPRVTSAVDPVPLPGTLPWQQRGTAEPDAPVAKAAPVEVRQHLSRAELVFSTGQRVRIAGNAVIGRKPAQTAQATGAQAIEVEDDTRSMSRVHLFLELNDGVLVAGDAGSSNGSGVQRDGVLTPLESGGPKVEVHPGDTVWVGDVNFVIHSA from the coding sequence GTGCCCGCGCAGTTCTCGCCCGGGGCCGCTTCGGCGCCCGCCGTCCAGCATCAGGCGGCTCCCCGCGTGACCTCGGCCGTCGACCCGGTGCCGCTTCCCGGAACGCTTCCGTGGCAGCAGCGCGGCACCGCTGAGCCCGATGCACCCGTGGCCAAGGCCGCCCCGGTCGAGGTGCGCCAGCACCTCAGCCGTGCCGAGCTCGTGTTCTCCACTGGGCAGCGCGTCAGGATCGCCGGCAACGCCGTCATCGGTCGAAAGCCAGCCCAGACGGCGCAGGCGACCGGTGCGCAGGCGATCGAGGTCGAAGACGACACTCGCTCGATGTCGCGGGTGCACCTGTTCCTCGAGTTGAACGACGGCGTGCTCGTCGCCGGTGACGCCGGGTCGAGCAACGGCTCCGGCGTGCAGCGCGACGGCGTGCTGACCCCGCTCGAGAGCGGCGGCCCGAAGGTCGAGGTCCACCCGGGCGACACCGTGTGGGTCGGCGACGTGAACTTCGTCATCCATTCGGCCTGA